The genomic window TCTGGCAGCGTCGTCATGGTGACGGCCATGACCGCACTCACCGGCTTCGCCTACGCCACGCTGCAGACCGTCCCGTACACGCTGACCTGCCACTACCACAAGGAGAAGGAGGTACGTGTTGGCGCCCCCCAGTGGTGAGGGGAAGGTGTTGGCGCCCCCCAGTGGTGAGGGGAAGGTGTTGGCGCACCCCAGTGGTGAGGGGAAGGTGTTGGCGCCCCCCAGTGGTGAGGTGAATGTGTTGGCGCACCCCAGTGGTGAGGTGAATGTGTTGGCGCCCCCCAGAGGTGAGGTGAAGGTGTTGGCGCCCCCCAGTAGCGGCAGCGCTAACCGTTCTGTCGCTGCGTCTCGTTGCAGGTCTACTTGTCTCCAGGGAAACCCAGAACCTCGCACAGCAACGGCGTGGCGGTGGGGCAGGACGCCGTCTACCTGacacctgcagaggaagaggGGGGGGTCCAGAACCACAAACCGCCTCTGTACAGGCAGGACGGGTTTGAATACTTTCCCCTCCAGCAGGGCGAGGCGGGCAGCGAGCGGCGCGGTGTGGGGCTGGACTTCGCCATCTTGGACAGCACCTTCCTCCTGTCGCAGGTCATCCCCACGCTCTTCATGGGCGCCATCGTCCAGCTGGCCAAATCCGTCACCGCCTACATCGCTAGCTCCGCCCTCTTCGGCGCCATCGCCATTTACCTTTCGACCCGCATCGTCTTTGACCAGAAGGACCTCCGGAGCTGAGGCAGTGAGGTCCTGCCTTACCCACAATGCCTTAGTGGGTGGGGGGCATCCTCAGGTAGAACCGGCAGCAATCTGAAAAATCCCCAGGTTTCATCCGGGCCATTTAGAACCgttctggtttggttctgatccatttgGTTCTTCAGGTTTCCACTGAGTCCAGCTGGGAGAAAATCCCGATATTTATCCATAAACATGAAGTTCTGACCCgttagattttaaaacataatctcGTTTTATTAAAAGGAACATTCACCAGCCTGGAAAATCCCACCAAAGTGGGTGGAGCCAGGAGAGCGTGGGGGCGTGGTCAGCGCTAACTTCACCATTTAGTGGCATTTCGGACCATCTGAACACGTTTTTTTTCCGGATCGTCTCCTCCAGAAGTTCTGCCGATGTCCAGACCCTGAAGGAGCAAAGCAGCCCAGGCCATcataccaccaccaccatgtttgactgtagTTCCAGACGCAGACATGAAGTTGGTGTTTCTGGTGTTTCGGCCTACTTCCTGCTGCCAGGCGGTTCTGGACTCTGAGGGTTTGGAGACTTCTCGGCTTGTCTGACCGTTGGTTTGATCTGCAGCGTTTAATGTGACAGGAAAGTGAATATCTCCTCCAGCTCTGGGTCAGGTGAGCCTCTCCCTGTTCGCTGCTGGTGGCTCTGCTGTGGAACCAGTTCAAACTGGTCCAGAGTACTGGTAGCATGCACACACTGACCTCTGGCCTGCTTAGTTTCCTGCGTTGCCATGGTGATGGTTTGCATCTCACTGCATATCCAGGCGATGCAGGACGCCAGATGGGCTTGTTACATAGAGGTGCATGCATAccgtctccatagcaaccatccCTGAAAAGACTAAAAATGGAGGCTGAACCCAGAGCCGGATGGACGTGTGTGTGTAAGAAGCCCCCCCTCCATTAGCGCCACCTTGAGGTGAAACTCAGACTCCGTTGCCGTGGCAGCAGTCAGGAGGAAGGCGGCTGAAGAAGTGCCTGATCTTTATTAAGCATGTaaatatggatttatttattctgctctcCTTCCTGGATGAAACGAACAGACTTCTGGGCTGAAAGCTTTTCtgtgaaagataaattatttatatggaaaacaactttaaatctaatttatttgatAAGCATCTCAGAACCTCTGGCTGATACGAAGTCAGTTTTATTATCCGTCATGTTTTGGGGCATCTTTACCTCTGAATGTCCGACGGGTCGATGGAAACCAAATATCCTGTTTGAAACTAAAGTGCCAACTGTCGGGAAAccaaatctgatatttttgatATGAATTCATTTTGCTCCTCTTTATACTCTGGACCAGCTGACGGAGTggagaaatattttatacagaataataaaaacttttatcatccactCATGTCTCCTGTCTTTACACCTGAAGATCATTTAAGATAAAAGTTGgtttatttcagtgattcaCTTCCCTTTGAAAACGtcagattaataaaaattatttaaatccagACATGCTGTTATTCCACTGATATGAGCAACGTCACATTCCTGCTGTTGAAGCGCTACTCGGCGTTTCCTTAACCAAATATGTTCtgtatttgattgttttttgttttaaacacaaaaatctgtAGCTTGTCCTCAGTGGTGCAGCTGCACAGATATTTTCAGCTTTATGCACAGAGTACATAATGGAGGCAAGTGAAATCAATAAATCGCTTCTAAAtacgacctctgacctctgataGGGGGGGAACGTTATGACAATTCTAAGGgcccctgaccaacagggggctccactattctttttttgttcatagaaatgttttaaaattgggACCCTGTCAattttagggttagggttacaatcgaagattgtttttagcagtaaaaatataatgttcccctcccagaccaaaaacaaacatccatatctgccctgaacccccctgtctgcgttaaatggttcgttcctgcttggagcttCACCGtgacgctgttagcagcagacAGTAGGAAACACGAACGATTGTGGCTGTTACTAAGCTGCTAAGAAACGTTAGAAAGGCAGGTTttggttttcaaataaatataaaacatagaGAGataaaaaggcaagagtgtcaATTTATAGCTCAGTTTTTCTccgagaggtgggtagactgagattatcaaccatttagcatagttagcttagctacaaactactgattacctccatttcactagcatttaatgaattaaggagataaattaccaacatattcattatatatattcatatatttaacttgtccctggtaccttttaccacttaacaacagatgagtcggtcagcagcagctctaacccacgtccctcctgacccgtcctctcctgggtgaaattaaagctgcagtatgtaacttttatataaaaaatatatttttccacatatttgttaaaactgtcatNNNNNNNNNNNNNNNNNNNNNNNNNNNNNNNNNNNNNNNNNNNNNNNNNNNNNNNNNNNNNNNNNNNNNNNNNNNNNNNNNNNNNNNNNNNNNNNNNNNNNNNNNNNNNNNNNNNNNNNNNNNNNNNNNNNNNNNNNNNNNNNNNNNNNNNNNNNNNNNNNNNNNNNNNNNNNNNNNNNNNNNNNNNNNNNNNNNNNNNNNNNNNNNNNNNNNNNNNNNNNNNNNNNNNNNNNNNNNNNNNNNNNNNNNNNNNNNNNNNNNNNNNNNNNNNNNNNNNNNNNNNNNNNNNNNNNNNNNNNNNNNNNNNNNNNNNNNNNNNNNNNNNNNNNNNNNNNNNNNNNNNNNNNNNNNNNNNNNNNNNNNNNNNNNNNNNNNNNNNNNNNNNNNNNNNNNNNNNNNNNNNNNNNNNNNNNNNNNNNNNNNNNNNNNNNNNNNNNNNNNNNNNNNNNNNNNNNNNNNNNNNNNNNNNNNNNNNNNNNNNNNNNNNNNNNNNNNNNNNNNNNNNNNNNNNNNNNNNNNNNNNNNNNNNNNNNNNNNNNNNNNNNNNNNNNNNNNNNNNNNNNNNNNNNNNNNNNNNNNNNNNNNNNNNNNNNNNNNNNNNNNNNNNNNNNNNNNNNNNNNNNNNNNNNNNNNNNNNNNNNNNNNNNNNNNNNNNNNNNNNNNNNNNNNNNNNNNNNNNNNNNNNNNNNNNNNNNNNNNNNNNNNNNNNNNNNNNNNNNNNNNNNNNNNNNNNNNNNNNNNNNNNNNNNNNNNNNNNNNNNNNNNNNNNNNNNNNNNNNNNNNNNNNNNNNNNNNNNNNNNNNNNNNNNNNNNNNNNNNNNNNNNNNNNNNNNNNNNNNNNNNNNNNNNNNNNNNNNNNNNNNNNNNNNNNNNNNNNNNNNNNNNNNNNNNNNNNNNNNNNNNNNNNNNNNNNNNNNNNNNNNNNNNNNNNNNNNNNNNNNNNNNNNNNNNNNNNNNNNNNNNNNNNNNNNNNNNNNNNNNNNNNNNNNNNNNNNNNNNNNNNNNNNNNNNNNNNNNNNNNNNNNNNNNNNNNNNNNNNNNNNNNNNNNNNNNNNNNNNNNNNNNNNNNNNNNNNNNNNNNNNNNNNNNNNNNNNNNNNNNNNNNNNNNNNNNNNNNNNNNNNNNNNNNNNNNNNNNNNNNNNNNNNNNNNNNNNNNNNNNNNNNNNNNNNNNNNNNNNNNNNNNNNNNNNNNNNNNNNNNNNNNNNNNNNNNNNNNNNNNNNNNNNNNNNNNNNNNNNNNNNNNNNNNNNNNNNNNNNNNNNNNNNNNNNNNNNNNNNNNNNNNNNNNNNNNNNNNNNNNNNNNNNNNNNNNNNNNNNNNNNNNNNNNNNNNNNNNNNNNNNNNNNNNNNNNNNNNNNNNNNNNNNNNNNNNNNNNNNNNNNNNNNNNNNNNNNNNNNNNNNNNNNNNNNNNNNNNNNNNNNNNNNNNNNNNNNNNNNNNNNNNNNNNNNNNNNNNNNNNNNNNNNNNNNNNNNNNNNNNNNNNNNNNNNNNNNNNNNNNNNNNNNNNNNNNNNNNNNNNNNNNNNNNNNNNNNNNNNNNNNNNNNNNNNNNNNNNNNNNNNNNNNNNNNNNNNNNNNNNNNNNNNNNNNNNNNNNNNNNNNNNNNNNNNNNNNNNNNNNNNNNNNNNNNNNNNNNNNNNNNNNNNNNNNNNNNNNNNNNNNNNNNNNNNNNNNNNNNNNNNNNNNNNNNNNNNNNNNNNNNNNNNNNNNNNNNNNNNNNNNNNNNNNNNNNNNNNNNNNNNNNNNNNNNNNNNNNNNNNNNNNNNNNNNNNNNNNNNNNNNNNNNNNNNNNNNNNNNNNNNNNNNNNNNNNNtttttgcgaagcgataaaagctggtatctcttgaactgctacaaaataaagctgtatttcctccctcagcccactggctgccatgttgacaccttgagatgccatgagacctaaatcctgaacatcatggcatggagagcatcccagttttccatgtctggcataaaaccattcattttatcttttaaactggttctactggtcctgtgtccagacagagggataatcagtagcccagcatcatgacctgttggttctgaagatcctgcagcttctcttcctaacatggcgcctcctcaccctgactctcacactgacaggaggaaccacagagctctgttaggttaaagctcatcttctgaagttgggatgtttttcctccaacaggttccagaggaatcacctcaaaccagatgttggattTTATCTCACTGTCAtttgttagagcctcattttcatcagtggagctataaaggttgaacaaggttattattttagagaaaatctcatcaacatcaatatttccactaaagagacaaaaaaagtcGGTTTCATTTCACATCAGTCCGTGTTTTTATCCCTGCAGagtaaaagttaaatgtttatcCGGATCTGGATTAACTGAATGTTAATAAAACCGCAAAGAAATGAAACGCAACAGAATACGTCAGTATTACCTGTATTAGATCCTGTCTTTGCCCAGTGGCAGAGAGCTAAAGCAAATTTAGTGACCTTTATGGTATTTTCGCTACCTTTGATGCTATTTCCTCTAAATGTAGTTTACAGCCATCCTCCCTATTCCAATATCTCCAGATTCGAGACTTTGTTCGCTTTCCCAATGTAGAGGTCTCATCTCAAAAATGTGTAATAGCGTCTCATCGCTTAATACAGTAAAGCCCAATGAGATCAGAGCAGAATGGTCAGAAGAACTTGGAGACATCTCTGAGGAGACTGGGGATCCGCTGAGTGAACCTGCGGGCCGCGGTGGCTCCTCGTGGTTCCGGTCACTGACGGTGACTGTAGTTTTAAAGATCCACGTCCCGACTCGGTTTGTGTTGCCCTTGCTGGACGCTTGTCTGTATGTTGTCTTGGTCTCCTGGGTTTTCATGCTTGTGGTCTTTCAGCTGTGTAATTATTGTTGTCGTTTTTATCGTGTGCTGCTTTTTATCACCAGAAAGATGTGGAGGGAAAAATGCCGTGTTTGCTTTGTCACTGTGGTCAACGACCTGTTGGTggatgatttaaataaattaaaattcaaaatacgGTCAAAAAAAGTCGCATTTTTTTAGTGTCTCTGCTAAAGTTACGAAATTAGTTGACTATTATTTCAACAATGAATTAATCGGTTCATTActaattaaattatgaaaataatagAACCTTTTGTACCTAATTAAACcgggatgatgatgatgatgatgatgatgatgatgatgatgatgatgatgatgatgatgatgagctgAGCGGTTCATATGGAAATTTCGCCATCTGCTGGAGATGTGGGGGAAGTGCTGCAGGTGCCGGGCCTCCCTCCCCGCCCCCGCCTGTTGTCTGTTACATGGAGAAGTTGATAcgcccccccctccccctaCTGCTGCGGGACCGGCACGCAGGGAACGGAATGCGGGCCGATCNNNNNNNNNNNNNNNNNNNNNNNNNNNNNNNNNNNNNNNNNNNNNNNNNNNNNNNNNNNNNNNNNNNNNNNNNNNNNNNNNNNNNNNNNNNNNNNNNNNNNNNNNNNNNNNNNNNNNNNNNNNNNNNNNNNNNNNNNNNNNNNNNNNNNNNNNNNNNNNNNNNNNNNNNNNNNNNNNNNNNNNNNNNNNNNNNNNNNNNNNNNNNNNNNNaacattttattttattttttcagggaAGAGTTGCGGAGCTGCGCGGCTGCGGACCACCAGAGCGCCGTCATTGCTCTCCGGTGACAGCCGGCCTGTTTTTACACCTCCATTCTAAATAAGGAAGCGGCCTGACAGACACATGACCGGCCGCCCGGCCCAATTTGGGAGCCGCAGCGCCCCACCACGACCCAGGCCGCTGACCGCCGCCAATCTGGCGCAGACTGCCGCCATGTCAGCCCGGGATGCCGGAGCCCGGCCCGggtagaaccagaaccagggcTGCTCGGTAATTCGACAGGCGGCCCGGAGGATCAGCGGAACCAGAACCGAGCCGCAGACCGTCGGAGCGAGAGAgaagggaagagagagagagagagcggggCGCAGAGGAGCTGCGAACCATGGTAATCAccagcggcggcagcagcagcagcatctccatCAGCTCCAGCGCGCCCTCCGCCGTCTCCTCTCCTCCCGACCCCCGGGGCTCCGGAGCCCCGCTCTGCCGCTCGCCAGCCAGCCGCCGCCGCCATGCCGCAGCAGAGACACGGGGCGCGCTATTTTTAGGTTCATTAATTTGGAGCACGTGGCCCCGAGGAGAACCGGATGTCCGCTGCGCTAAGGTTCCTCGGCAGAATGTCCTGCTGGACGCCGACCGCGGCGCTGCTCCTGGGCGTCCTGCTGGGAGCCGCGGCGGGGGCACCAGCGCCGGACGCGGCTCCGCTGGACCGGCGCTGGGAGACGCTGTTCTCCCGCTCCGTGCTGGGGGTCTCCGGGGAGAAACCGGAGCTCAGTTGGGAGACTGACTACCTGCTGGGCATCCAGCGAGTCCGGAGGCTCTACTGCAACGTGGGGATCGGGTTCCACCTGCAGGTCCTCCCCGACGGCGGCATCAGCGGGGCGCACAGCGAGGACCCGTACAGTGAGTTCCTCCTCCGGCTGACGCAGGGAGGCAGGAGGCTGGAGCGGAGCGGAGCGGGCCGCCCCCTCGGCCCCCGTTGACATGCATGAGCAGATCTCTGCTCCTCACTGGGAGAATTACATTTCTTCCGAATGTGATGCTATTAAAAACAAGCATCATCAGCccatcttcatcctcctcctcctcttcctcagccaTGCCATGAATGTATGGACGCTTTTAGACCCAACTTATTTTTACGCAGCCATGGTGCGCGCCCCCATGCATCGCAGTGCATGCGCTGATGTATCTGCTGCAGTTCCTGCCTGGATGCAGCGCAGCATGCGGAACAAAGGCCCCGCATGCTGCGCGGCTCCCTGCGGGGTTCCCAGCGGGACGGCGTGTCCTCTGTGTCCCCTCTAACACGCTCTCTGTCCCGCTGCAGGTCTGATCCAAATCTCCACGGTGGAGCGCGGCGTGGTCAGCCTGTTCGGGCTGCGCAGCGAGCGCTTCGTGGCCATGAACAGCCGCGGCAGGCTGTACGGGACGGTAGGTGAACCCGCGGCTCCGCCAGCTCAGAAAGGTCTATTTAAAGGCCGCTGATGAGGCTAGCAGGTGCGGCGTGGGAATCCCCCTGAGGCCCGTTAAAGCCACGGCGCTAATTTCACATGGAACTGCCCGTTCTGGGCCCGGGGAGCCCGGGGGGGCACCTGCAGAAGTCTCCACTGCCTTCACACTGGATCGCATTTCACTGATCAGAACAGAAACATCCTGCTCCTCAACACgatctaaaaagtgtggtggGCGTTTGTTTTCAGCCCTCCTCACTCTGATGGAAcagttccggttctggttccagttctgTAGAGGTCATGGAGgagattctggttctggttctgggtcagtTTAGAGCAGGGTTCGGTTCTGCAACAACATCCAAGCATAAAACGTGAGTTCTCTGTCAGCGCAGTTTAAAGACGGAAAACAGGGAAACCGGAAACAGACGTCACATGAGACGTTCAGTCCGGGGATGTGTGGATTtgatatttcaatatttttatggcAGGTCGCCCCATTGATGCAGCAGCCAGAGTGAAGGGATATTATTCACATAAAGATGATTATTAACATGAATATAACGATGATTCCGATCAGAGGTTTCCGTGGAAACGggcatttaaaatgtgatgtaGCAtcagaagcagagagagaaattctaatatttattagtgtaataaataaataataaaatgataaaagtatgacggaacatttatttattctattatttgatatttaatacttttatttactcCTGATTTTCAAGGCTTGGATATCTGAAAGATATAGATTCTGTTGGAGATGTTCTGTTGAAATTAACAATCCAATAATCTGTAATTAATCTGCAGTTCTGTAATCTGAATCAAACTGgaattatttctgaaaagtaCAGAATTAAGAGGTTTAACAGAGGAGAGCAGAACTCCAACACagcatggcggtggcagcatcatgctgtgggaaggTGAATAGGGCTAAACCAGGAtaaacctggaagaaaacctgcagaagatCTGAgactggggtcaaagttcagcttccagcaggacaaccagagcagacagacagagataTTATGGGATGGTGTRGATCAGAGCTGATTCACAGcttagagtggcctagtcaaagtccagatctgacTCCACCGGAGAATCTGCAAAAAGTTGTGAAGACGGAAAAACCCAGAGGAGGCTGAATATAaacacacaccacacttttcagatgggTTTGGTATGAAAAACCATAACTCAGTTTTTCTGGGACggggtgtgaaaactttggCAGGAGGATTTTCCTGCAGGCCGAATCCAAGTAACACATCAGAGGTTTCAGTTTGTTACCTTAATATGACAACATTAATGATATTATTACTGCAGGAGCAGCTGGTGAACGGTGGACATGTCCAGAGGACGGACAGGAATGTCccggggtgcgtgtgtgtgtgtgtgtgtgtgtgtgtgcgcgtgtgtgtgtgtgcctgtgtgtgtgtgagtgtgtgtgtgtgtgtgtgtgtgtgcgNNNNNNNNNNNNNNNNNNNNNNNNNNNNNNNNNNNNNNNNNNNNNNNNNNNNNNNNNNNNNNNNNNNNNNNNNNNNNNNNNNNNNNNNNNNNNNNNNNNNNNNNNNNNNNNNNNNNNNNNNNNNNNNNNNNNNNNNNNNNNNNNNNNNNNNNNNNNNNNNNNNNNNNNNNNNNNNNNNNNNNNNNNNNNNN from Poecilia reticulata strain Guanapo linkage group LG6, Guppy_female_1.0+MT, whole genome shotgun sequence includes these protein-coding regions:
- the LOC103466813 gene encoding fibroblast growth factor 6-like, giving the protein MSAALRFLGRMSCWTPTAALLLGVLLGAAAGAPAPDAAPLDRRWETLFSRSVLGVSGEKPELSWETDYLLGIQRVRRLYCNVGIGFHLQVLPDGGISGAHSEDPYSLIQISTVERGVVSLFGLRSERFVAMNSRGRLYGTTVFHDECKFRESLLANNYNAYESAAHRGCFIALSKHGRVKRGNRATTAMTVTHFLPRI